The nucleotide window GGCGTACTCGCTGTATCTCAAGGACGTCGTGCTGGTCGACGTGCTGCTCATCGCCATCGGGTTCGTCCTCCGGGCCGTGGCAGGCGTGGTCGCCATCGGCGTCGCGCTCAGCCCGTGGCTCGTCGTCTGTACGTTCCTCGCGGCACTCCTGCTGGCGCTCGGCAAGCGTCGCCACGAGTTCGCCGCCAGCGAAGTCCCCGGCGAGACGCGCGCGACGCTCGCCGACTACACCACCGAGACGCTCGATCAGCTGCTGGGGATCGTCATCTCGACGCTGTTGATGTCCTACTCGATCTACACGTTCACGGGCGCGAAGCTCGCGATGATGCTCACGCTGCCCTTCGCCTTCTTCGGCGTCTTCCGCTATCACCATCTCGTCTACACCACGAAGGCGGGCGCGTCGCCGGGCGCGCTGCTCGTCGATCGACAGCTGCTCGTCAACTTCGCCTTCTGGGGGCTGATCGCGGTGGTCGTCCTCTACGGTCGCCCGCGAGCGTGGCTCGTCGGGGTGTTCGGCTGATGCGCTACGATCTCCAGGTCCACACCGATGCGTCACCGTGTTCAGCCACACCACCGAAAAAGGTCGCCGCAGCTGCTGCAGATGCCGGGCTCGACGGCATCGTCGTGACCGATCACGACACGCTCGCGAACGTCGGCCGCGTCCGCGAGCACGCGCCAGCAGGGTTGGACGTCGTCTCGGGCGTCGAGGTGACGACCACGCAGGGCCACCTGCTCGGCATCGATATCGAGGAAGCCCCGAACAAGACGGACCCGCTGACGGTCATCGACGAGATTCACGAACAGGACGGGATCGCGGTGCTCTCCCATCCGTTCGACACGATGCGACAGTTCTACGACCGGGATCTCCCGGCGATCGCGGCGGCGGTCGACGGCGTCGAAGCGACGAACTCCCGGTGTGTGCGCCCGCTGTTCAACCGGCAGGCGCGCGCGTTCGCTGCCCATCACGGGCTGGCGATCACGGGCGGCAGCGACGCCCACTTCCCGATGGAGGTCGGGCGCGCGGCGACCGAGTTCGAGGGTTCGCTCCGCGAGGCGATTCGTGAGGGAACGACGACGCCGTGCGGGCACGGGCGCTATCTCTCGGGTCACGTCGCCACGAAGGTCCAGCAGGCGCGACGAGCGATCGGAGGGCTGCGATGAGCGACTCCCTGGGGACGGGGAGCGAGGCCGACGAATCGACGGGTCGCATCCGACAGCTCGTGAGCGACCACGGCGTCTGGGTGACGGCGGTGTTGACCGTGGTGGTGTTCGCGGCGCTGTTCGTCCTCGCCGACGCCGAAAAGGTGATCGCGGCTTTCTCGGAATTCGAGCTCTGGGCGTTCGGCGCAGTCGTTCTTCTGACGACCGTCGGCTACGGCTTTCGCTTCGCCAAGTGGGAGTTCTACCTGCGCGAACTCGACGTCCACGTCCCCCTGAAGACGAGTCTCACCGTCTTCTTCAGCGGGCTGATGATGGTCGTCACGCCAGGAAAGGCCGGCGAGGTCTGGAAGGCGTGGCTGCTGCGCGACGAGGCAGGTGTGCCCGCGAGTCGGACGACCTCCGTCGTGGGAGCCGAGCGTATCACCGACCTGCTCTCGCTGTCGCTGCTGGCCGCGCTCGGCGTCGTCGCCTACGGGCGCTCGCCCGCGGTGTTGGTGGCGGTCGCCGTCGTCTTCGCGCTCGGCATCGGGCTGCTCCAGTGGCGGACGGGCTGTCTCCGTCTCCTTTCGTGGATCGGTTCGCTGCCCGTGATCGGAGACTACGCCGAAGGGCTCGAAACGCTCTACGAGAGTACGTACAGGCTCTTTCGGCTTCGTCCGCTCTCGGTAGCCACGCTGCTCGGCATCGTCGCGTGGGGGCTCGAAGGCGTCGCGCTCTGGCTCACGCTCCGCGGGTTCGGCATCGAGACCTCCCTGCTGGTCGGTCTGTTCGTCTTCGCGCTCGGCTCGGTCGTCGGCGCGGTGAGCATGCTGCCCGGCGGACTGGGCGCGGCCGAGGCGAGTATGACCGGTGTGCTCCTCACGTTCGGCATCGCCGAGCCGATCGCGGTCGGCGCGACGATGGTCATTCGCGTCGGCACGCTCTGGTACGCCGCCATCCTCGGGTTCGTCGTGTTCAGCGCACACAAACTCTTCACCGGGTCGAGCGCCGAAGTCTGACAGTGGATCGGAGCCGGAAGCGGAAATTGGAGACACACTAGTTGCTGTGGCGCGCGCTCGCGCTCGTGTGCGAACGAAGTGAGCACCGAGCGTGAACATTGTGCGAGGTCTGCACGAGCACCGCGAGTGCAGGCTCGTCAGAACTCTGTTCTGACGGTGGATGAGCGATCAAGCGAAGCGAGTGAGCGAATCGGTTGGGGAGGCATGTGGCTGTCGCGGTGCGGTAGTGGGGATGATTCGTGTCCGCGCGAGCCATCGGCGAGCGCGGTTCACCGCGAGCGAGGCGAAGCCGAGCGAGCGGTTCTTTTTAGTCCAGGTTTTTGGTCGGGGGTTGAGCGCGAGCGAACGCAGTGAGCGAGCGCGATGCCCCCGACCAAAAAAGTGGGGTTCTACCACCAGTAATCGCCGATCAGTTGCAGCAGCAGTGCCTGGCCGAACACCGCCACGGCGAGGAGTGCCCGCCGGGCCCGCGAGGCGTTCGTCGCGCGGAGTGCGGCGGCGACCGGGAGGAGGAGGAACGGATAGAGAAAGAGCACGCCACGGGCGGTCTCGCCGGTGTGATAGACGCCGCCGGCGAACAGGCCCAGGATCGAGGCCAGGGCAGCGCCGAACAGCACGAGCGGTTCACGATCGCGCGTGCTGAGGCCGCGTGCGCCCCGCCAGAGAACGCGCGTGCCGGCGATCGCGAGCAGACCCAGGTAGGGTGTGAAGAACAGCGCGATCTCGGCGACGTCCTCGATGCGCGTGTAGAGATAGCGCAGCGGTTCGGCGAACAGGAGGAAGCCGCCGGGGTTCTGCTGTTGGGAGGCGGCGGCGAACGAATCGAGGTAGTTGAACTCGAAGACGACCGCGAGCAGGGTGTAGGCACCGAGCAATCCGATGAGCACGACCACGAACGGGCGGCGTTTCGCGGGGCGGATGGCCGCGAACGCGGCGAGCACGGGGAGGATGAAGACGAAGACGAACGTCTGTGTCGAGGCGATGAAGACGCAGGCAAGCGTACCGAGCGCCGCGAGGAGCGGCGACTCGCGCGTGAAGCAGTAGATCGCCCCGAGCATCGCGACCGTGATGACGATGTCGAGCGTCGTCAGCGCGTAGATCTGGACGGCCGGCAGGAGGACGAACAGGAAGGTCGTGAACTGTGCGACGTCGCGCGGGTAGTACGTCTCGAGCAGCTGAAAGAGGAGCAGCGCCGCGAGCGCGAGCGAGAGCGTACCGACGACGAGCGAGACCGCGAGCGACGACGGAAGGAGCACCTCGAAGAGATAGAAGGTGAACACTGCCCCTGGTGGGTGGGTGCGCGCGTGTAACGGGAGGCTCAGCTGTTGCTGTTCGAACGTTTCGAGGAATCGGATCGGATCGACGACGGTGACGGCGGCCTCGTAGTAGCCGCCGGGGTCGGCGATGCCGATGGCCGCCCGCTCGTAGCTGCCCGGTGCAGAGAGCGGCCTGAGCAATCCCGGTCCAACGCCGTGGGTGAGCGTCGTCAGCACGAGAAGAGCGATGCCGGCAACGATGACCGGTACGACGGAGTTACGGTCGGTACGGAGCAGATAGACGGTCGCGACGAGGAAGACCACGATCGCCACGATGGCGAGGATCGGCGCGTCGGGCAGGGGAATCCGCTCGATGCGGAGGGTGAACTTGCTGAGCGGCCAGAACTTCGGAATCCGTGTGTTCGCGCCGAGTAGCTGGCGATCGACGAACTTGATGAGGACGTTGCAGAAGACGACCGTGGTGAGCGTCACCCAGCCGATCACGAGAACACGTCGGAGCGAGAAGAGGCCGGCGAAGTGACGTGTGGAGTCGGTACCGCCGGTCATGCACGTCCATCCAGCCGACGGCGCTTAGGTGCTTTCGTCCGCGCCGGATGGGTGGTGGAGTCAGGCCTCGGTACCGGGACCCTCAGTTTCGGCGTCGTACTCCCAGTAGCCGTTTTCGCGCATCGTGTCACCGACCTGCTGATGCATCGTCTGGATGTCCTCGATTTCGTCGCTGTCGACGTTATCGAAGATCTCCGCCAGGCTGACGACCCGCTCGTGATTCAGACGAATGGGGTCGTCGCCGTGTTCGTCGATGAACGCCGAGACGTCGAGCGGGAAGTCATCGTGCTCGTCGACCTTCTTCGCGATGACTGCCTGTCCGTACTTGCGCATCCCTTCGCTCCCTTCCTCGCCGTCGGGGTCGTGGGGCCAGTCGGCCATGTATCAAACCCGGTCGGTCGCCGCAAAAGCGTTGCTGCTCGCTATTGTGTTAGTAATTCAGTCGTCACGAGAAACGCGATGGGGATGAGATTCGAACCACGGTCGTTTCACTCACTCCGTTCGCTCCACTCTCTGCTTCGAATTCCACCGTACTCGTTTCACTCGCTCACGCGGTTGCTCGCGCACGAAGCGCTCGCAGGATGGTTCGCTCGGAAACGGTGGGGATGGGATTCGAACCCATGAGGCCATCGGCCACCTGTTTTCAAGACAGGCGCAATCGTCCACTCTGCCACCCCACCACAGCCACGACTATCTCCGCGGACGTCTAAGGGCTGTCGGTGTCCGCTTTCCGCAACGAGAGGTCGCCGTCTGCCTCGACGAGCGTCAGGTCCAGATCGTCGAGACACGCGGCAGTATGCTGGGGCACCTCGCGACCGGCTCGGTCACGCGCACGGACGAGCGCGAGCGCGCCCGTGAGGTCCGTGCCCGTCTCGATCACGGAAGTCATCGGTCCGTAATCGACGTCGAGCCCGGCATCGTTCGCGCGCGCGGTGAGCGTCTCGACCGCCGGTGGCGTGTAGGCATCCTCGAAGTCGATCGGCGTGGAGAAGCCGGCGGCGTAGACCCGGCCTTCCGAGGTGGGACCGAGCACGACCTCGCTCCGGCGGAGCTTCATCATCAGCCCGTCGATGACGCCGCGCGTGAGGAACGGAGCGGTCGGCTCGACGGCCATCGCCGAACTCTCCTCCTCGCTTTCGAGCAGATGCGTGATCGTGTTGCCGACGCGCCCCGCGAACGTCGAGCCGGCTTGCGTCTCGTAGCGCACGCCATCCGGGTTCTCGAGCGCGGCATCGGCGAGTGCGCGCAGTTCCGACTCGGGATCGCCGGACTCGTCGGGGCGGTAGTTGACGAGCAGGTCGCTCGCGCTCGTCTCGACGGCGCGGAACACGTCGGCGCACATCGCGGCGTAGAGGTCGGCGGTCTCGCCCTCGGTGAGCGACATCGACGCTGCGAGGTCGGCCAGCACGCCCTCGTTCGGCGCATCACAGAGGACGGCGACGGTGGTCATGGACGCACTCGGCGCGCGGCGCTCTTGAACGGCGTGGCTCGCCCGTCCGATCGCGGGGTTTATTCACACTGGCGCTGTCACTCGCTCTCACGCATGAACCTCGATCCCGATCGTACCGACGATGACGAACGCGACGAACGACCACGGAGTGCCTGAGATGTGGCTCTCACGGCTGCTCGCCGGACTCGTCACCCTGCTCGTCGCCATTGCAGCAATCGGTAGCCTCGTCGTCCTCGTGCTGAATGCGCTCGCGCCGAGCGCGGTCGCCGTGCTGGCGACGGTAGCTGTACTCGCACTGGTCGTCGTCGCCCTCGTCGGGATGAGCGCCGTCGGTGCGCGCTCGCGGCGATGGCTGTCGAACCCCTACTGGTAAGATCAGTCCTCTGTCGGTTCGGCGCTCGTCGGCGCGTCGGGATCGTTCTCGGGACTACTCGGGTGGTAGTCGGTGTCGTATTCGCCCACGTCGCCGTCCAGGCGATCGGGGTTGACGCGCCCGGCGAGCAGCATGAAATCGACCATCGTGAGCGCGGCCATCGCCTCGACGACGGGGACGCCACGCGGCGGGAGCACGGGGTCGTGACGGCCGATGACCTGCGCTTCCTTCTCCTCGCCCGTCTCCCAGTCGACGGTGGTCTGCTTCTGCGGGATCGAGGTCGGTGCGTGGAGGGTGACCTCGCCGCGGATCGGCTGGCCGGTCGTGATCCCACCCTGGAGCCCGCCGTGGTCGTTGCCGACGGGTATCGGATTGCCATCGTCGTCGAACTCCCAGTCCTCGTTGCGTTCGCTGCCGCGATAGCGCCGGGCTTCTCGTCCGAGCCCGAATTCAAAGCCCGTCGCGGCGGGCACGCTCAGCATCGCCTGCCCGAGTCGCGCCGGCACCGAGTCGAACCGTGGCGCACCGAGCCCACGGGGCGCACCCCGGATTGCGAACTCGATGGCACCGCCGATCGAGTCGCCCTCCTCCTGGTATTCGTCGATGCGCTCGCGCATTCGTTCGGCCGTTTCCGGGTGAGCACATCGGATTTCGTTCTCCTCGGCGTGCTCCCCCATCGCCTCGAAGCTCACGTCGGGAGCTTCGATCTCGCCGATCTGGTTGACGTGCGCCCGGATCTCGACGCCCTCGTTTGCGAGAATTTGCTTGGCGATCGCGCCCGCCGCGACCCAGTTGGCCGTCTCGCGGGCCGACGAGCGCCCGCCGCCGCCCCAGTTCCTGGTGCCGAATTTCGCCGAGTAGGTGAAGTCGCCGTGTGAGGGTCGCGGCGCGGTGATGAACGGCTCGTACTTGCCCGAGCGGGCGTCCTTGTTCTGGATGACCATCCCGATCGGCGTTCCGGTCGTATAGCCGTCCTGCGTGCCGCTCTTGATCGAAACGGCGTCGGGCTCGCCGCGACTGGTCGTGATCTGTGACTGGCCAGGTTTGCGCCGGTCGAGCTCGTGCTGGACGTCTTCCTCGTCGAGTTCCAGCCCCGCGGGACAGCCCGAAACCGTGACACCCATCGCCTCGCCGTGGCTCTCGCCGAAGGTCGTGGCCCGGAAGAGCCGACCGAACTCGTTGCCGTTCATGGCTTCGCGTTGGCGCGCAGGGATTTGAACCCACTTTTTTTGGGGGGGGGGGGGGCCCCCCCCCCCCCCCACCACTCCTCGCAAAAACCTGGACTAAAAACACCTGCTCACTCGGCCTCCGGCCTCGTTCGCAGTGAACCGCGCTCACTACGTTCGCGCGGATACGAACACCCCCACAAACCGCCCGCCTCCGCCGAAGCCCTCGCATCCCTTGGGATGCTCGCCCTTCATCCACCAGGACCGCCCGCCCCGCTCCGCTGCAATCGCCCCACAAGCACTGTCGTTTCAGTTGAGGGTCACGTCGGCACCAGCATCGGAGAGTATGGCGAAAAAATCCGGAAACGAGACGTCGACGTGGTCCGCGCCGACGACGGTGGTCGTCCCGTCGGCGACCAGCCCGGCGATCGCGAGTGCCATCACGATCCGATGATCACCTCGACCATCGACACGCGCGCCCTGGAGGGCCGAGTCGTCGCCGTGGATCGTGAGCGAATCCTCGCGCTCGGTGACGGTCGCACCCATCGTTTCGAGTTCGTCGGCCATCGCACTCACGCGATCGGTCTCCTTGTACCGGACGTGTTCGGCGTTCACGAGTCGCGTCTCGCCGTCGGCCGCGGCCCCGAGGACCGCGAGCGTCGGCAGGAGATCGGGCGTATCGCCGACGTCGATCTCGACGCCCGAGAGCGGCGAGCGCGCGATCGAGATCGTGCCAGCGTCGCGCTCCCACGCGATCTCCGCGCCCATCCGGTCGAGGATCTCGACGATGGCGCTGTCGCCCTGCGCACTCGGACGTGCACCCTCCACGGTGAGTTCATCATCGGCGGCGAGCGCGCCGGCGGCGAGCAGATAGGAAATCGACGAGAAGTCACCGGGCACTCGATACTCGCCGCCCGCATCGTAGGCCTGCCCGCCCGCGACCGCGAAACCCTCTCCTTCGTTCTCGGTCTCGACGCCGAAGTCGGCGAGCAACTCGCGGGTGATTTCGACGTACGGCGATGACTTCAGTTCCGTTTCGAGATCGATCTCGATCCCCGACTCGGAGCGCGCACCGGCCATCAGGAGCGCGGTCACGAACTGTGAGGAGACGTCGCCGGGCATCGAAACCCGCCCACCCTCCATCGGTCCGCCGACGACCAATGGGGCCTGGCCGTTCGCGCGCGTGCTCTCCGCACGCCCACCCAGCTCCTCGATCGCAGCGAGCAGCGGCCCGTGCGGGCGCGAGCGCAGCGATCCGTCGCCGGTGAGCACCGTCAGCCCCTCGGCGAGCGCTGCCGTCGCCGTGACGAGACGCATCGTCGTCCCGCTGTTGGCACAGTCGACGACATTGGCTGGTGTCTCTGGATGGCCGAACCCCTCCACCGTGATATGCTCACTGTCGTCCGCGAGCCCCTCGACACGCCCGCCGAACGCCTCGACGGCCCTCGCCGTCGCGCGCGTGTCGGCGGAGACGAGCGGCCGCTCGATCCGCGTAGTGCCATCGCCGTAGCCCGCCGCCAGGATCGCCCGGTGGGTGTAGCTCTTCGACGGCGGTGCTCTGACCGTGCCGCTCACGCGCGAACTCCCGATGTCGGCGTTCATACCCGCCCCTCGGACGGCGGGGCTATCAGACTGCCGGACCTCCACTTTTTTACTCGTCGGGTGCGCGCGGAGCGCGCACCACTCTCTGCTCGCGGGCGTGCGAGGCGGCTTCGCCGCCTCGAACTCGCGGCGCTACGCGCCGCGCATGGCCCGCTCGCACGGTATGAGGGACCGGAGGTCCCTCACTACTCGCAAAAACCTGGACTAAAAAGGACCGCTCGCTCCCGACGGTCGCTCACGGTGAACCGCGCTCACGTTCGTTCGCGCGGACGGTTCATTCACAGCACCGCACCAACGACGCCCACATACCTCCCCAGCCGATTCGCTCCGCTCACTTCGTTCGCGTCGCTCATCCCTCGCACAATGTTCATGCTCGGTGCTCACTTCGTTCGCACACGAGCGCGAGCGCGCGCCACAGCAACCGCCAGCGACGCATCGTCCATCGTGATTCACGCGCTCGCCTCAACTGGTCCCATCGGGTGCGTCGACGCCGATGGGGGTCGGAGTTCGGGGGTCGGCACCCTCGCTGACGTAGATGGCGCTGTTGATGAGACCGAGATGGCTGAACGCCTGCGGGAAATTACCCCGCTGTTCGCCGGTCTCTCCGTCGACCTGCTCGGCGAACAGGCCGAGCGAGGTCGCGTGTTCGAGCACGTCCGTGTAGAGTTCGCGGGCCTCCTCGCGACGGCCAGCCAGCGCGAGCGCGTCGACCAGCCAGAACGAACAGAGTACGAACGGGTTCTCCTCGCCGTCAAGCCCGTCGTCGGTGTCGTAACGATAGACGAGTCCCTCGTCGGTCGCGAGATGGTCCTGGACCGCCTCGATCGTCCCGAGAATCCGGTCGTCGTCGGGTTCGAGAAAGCCGACGACCGGCAGGCGAAGCAGCGAGGCGTCGACGTTGTCGGTCTCGAACGAGCGGGTGAAACTTCCCATCTCCTCGTCGTAGCCCTCGTCGAGCACGCGCTCTTCGATCTCGGCGCGGACGGCCTCCCACTCGTCGGTCGGGGCCTCGTAGTCGGTCGCCTCGGCCATCGTCAGCGCCCGATCGATGGCCGCCCAGCACATCACCTTCGAGTAGACGAACTGCTTGGGATCGACGCGGTCCTCCCAGATGCCGTAGCCCGGTTCGTCCCAGACCTCGCAGACGTGATCGACGACATCCCTGACGACCCTCCAGTTTGCCTCGGAGAGAGTTTCGCTATACTGGGTCGTCTCGTGGATCGCCAAGACGAGTTCGCCGTAAACGTCGAGCTGACGCTGGTCGCCCGCCGCGTTGCCGATGCGCACTGGTGAGGAATGACGATAGCCTTCGAGATGGTCGAGCTCTTCCTCCTCAGGAATCTCCTCGCCGTCGACCCCATAAAACGGCTGTTCGACCCGACCGGACTCTCCCTCGGCGATCCTGGAGAGACACTCCTCGAAGAAGTCCTCGACCTCCCCGGCGTGGCCGAGTTCGTGGAGCGCCTGCACGGTGAACGCCGCATCACGGATCCAGTTGAACCGGTAGTCCCAGTTGCGCTCGCCGCCGATCGTCTCCGGCAGCGAGGTCGTCGGCGCGGCGGCGATGGCGCTGGTCTCGCGGC belongs to Halococcus qingdaonensis and includes:
- a CDS encoding decaprenyl-phosphate phosphoribosyltransferase yields the protein MGEAQTQQAGFVRTAAGLAYEIRPWQWYKQGVILIAIVFSKQLFDPMAWGRVSIAVAAFCAVAGATYIFNDISDVEEDRKHPEKRNRPIASGQVSVQTAGAFAIALLVAGFALSYTLGPLFVAIIVAYLVQNAAYSLYLKDVVLVDVLLIAIGFVLRAVAGVVAIGVALSPWLVVCTFLAALLLALGKRRHEFAASEVPGETRATLADYTTETLDQLLGIVISTLLMSYSIYTFTGAKLAMMLTLPFAFFGVFRYHHLVYTTKAGASPGALLVDRQLLVNFAFWGLIAVVVLYGRPRAWLVGVFG
- a CDS encoding PHP domain-containing protein produces the protein MRYDLQVHTDASPCSATPPKKVAAAAADAGLDGIVVTDHDTLANVGRVREHAPAGLDVVSGVEVTTTQGHLLGIDIEEAPNKTDPLTVIDEIHEQDGIAVLSHPFDTMRQFYDRDLPAIAAAVDGVEATNSRCVRPLFNRQARAFAAHHGLAITGGSDAHFPMEVGRAATEFEGSLREAIREGTTTPCGHGRYLSGHVATKVQQARRAIGGLR
- a CDS encoding lysylphosphatidylglycerol synthase transmembrane domain-containing protein, giving the protein MSDSLGTGSEADESTGRIRQLVSDHGVWVTAVLTVVVFAALFVLADAEKVIAAFSEFELWAFGAVVLLTTVGYGFRFAKWEFYLRELDVHVPLKTSLTVFFSGLMMVVTPGKAGEVWKAWLLRDEAGVPASRTTSVVGAERITDLLSLSLLAALGVVAYGRSPAVLVAVAVVFALGIGLLQWRTGCLRLLSWIGSLPVIGDYAEGLETLYESTYRLFRLRPLSVATLLGIVAWGLEGVALWLTLRGFGIETSLLVGLFVFALGSVVGAVSMLPGGLGAAEASMTGVLLTFGIAEPIAVGATMVIRVGTLWYAAILGFVVFSAHKLFTGSSAEV
- a CDS encoding DUF5785 family protein, producing MADWPHDPDGEEGSEGMRKYGQAVIAKKVDEHDDFPLDVSAFIDEHGDDPIRLNHERVVSLAEIFDNVDSDEIEDIQTMHQQVGDTMRENGYWEYDAETEGPGTEA
- the aroC gene encoding chorismate synthase, which produces MNGNEFGRLFRATTFGESHGEAMGVTVSGCPAGLELDEEDVQHELDRRKPGQSQITTSRGEPDAVSIKSGTQDGYTTGTPIGMVIQNKDARSGKYEPFITAPRPSHGDFTYSAKFGTRNWGGGGRSSARETANWVAAGAIAKQILANEGVEIRAHVNQIGEIEAPDVSFEAMGEHAEENEIRCAHPETAERMRERIDEYQEEGDSIGGAIEFAIRGAPRGLGAPRFDSVPARLGQAMLSVPAATGFEFGLGREARRYRGSERNEDWEFDDDGNPIPVGNDHGGLQGGITTGQPIRGEVTLHAPTSIPQKQTTVDWETGEEKEAQVIGRHDPVLPPRGVPVVEAMAALTMVDFMLLAGRVNPDRLDGDVGEYDTDYHPSSPENDPDAPTSAEPTED
- the aroA gene encoding 3-phosphoshikimate 1-carboxyvinyltransferase; this encodes MNADIGSSRVSGTVRAPPSKSYTHRAILAAGYGDGTTRIERPLVSADTRATARAVEAFGGRVEGLADDSEHITVEGFGHPETPANVVDCANSGTTMRLVTATAALAEGLTVLTGDGSLRSRPHGPLLAAIEELGGRAESTRANGQAPLVVGGPMEGGRVSMPGDVSSQFVTALLMAGARSESGIEIDLETELKSSPYVEITRELLADFGVETENEGEGFAVAGGQAYDAGGEYRVPGDFSSISYLLAAGALAADDELTVEGARPSAQGDSAIVEILDRMGAEIAWERDAGTISIARSPLSGVEIDVGDTPDLLPTLAVLGAAADGETRLVNAEHVRYKETDRVSAMADELETMGATVTEREDSLTIHGDDSALQGARVDGRGDHRIVMALAIAGLVADGTTTVVGADHVDVSFPDFFAILSDAGADVTLN
- a CDS encoding glycoside hydrolase family 15 protein produces the protein MDFLPIGDYGIVGNLETCALVGRDGTVDWWCLPHIESSSIFAGILDPEVGGQFAIQPTGEFESDQEYVERTNVLETSFTTESGTATLTDFMPVVGEQQTLDIAEHALYRRVECGEGSIELDIEFAPRFDYARAETIVEAVDGGVLATGNDEELFCRSSIAFDAENGTATGTVTLDEGDAVWFVCQYGERERIDDEEAAAMLEATTQFWKGWVHHCTDSERCLFYGPWHELVIRSELVLKLLMRRETSAIAAAPTTSLPETIGGERNWDYRFNWIRDAAFTVQALHELGHAGEVEDFFEECLSRIAEGESGRVEQPFYGVDGEEIPEEEELDHLEGYRHSSPVRIGNAAGDQRQLDVYGELVLAIHETTQYSETLSEANWRVVRDVVDHVCEVWDEPGYGIWEDRVDPKQFVYSKVMCWAAIDRALTMAEATDYEAPTDEWEAVRAEIEERVLDEGYDEEMGSFTRSFETDNVDASLLRLPVVGFLEPDDDRILGTIEAVQDHLATDEGLVYRYDTDDGLDGEENPFVLCSFWLVDALALAGRREEARELYTDVLEHATSLGLFAEQVDGETGEQRGNFPQAFSHLGLINSAIYVSEGADPRTPTPIGVDAPDGTS